ACCGTCCAAGGACATCACGGCTCACCTCCCCGGTTACTGATATCGTAGTATGACCGCGTCGGCCCGTTTATCGGTCGATACTGGTTTTCGTAGGGATACGCTGTCTGGCACGATTGGCAAAGCGTCTTAGCGGCTTGTCGGTCCGACTGGACGTAGATGCGGGCCGTATGCCGCGAAACGCGCGCTCCGCAGTCGTAACAATCTGGCGCGCTCGAGGAGTGTGTGCGACCACCGTCGGCCCGAATCTCTCGCTCCTCGAGCGCGTTTTGAACGTCGGCGTCGGTCGCCTGATGGGCCGGATGGGCTATGGGCGTCCGACTCTCGACGATGTACAGCTGACTCGCCGGGACGAACTCAGACATCGGCCTCACCTCCGTGGTGACCCTCGGCGATCTCCGGGTCCGGGATCGTGACCGCGACACCAGCTGCGGACCCGCGGGTCAGTCGACGGTAGGAATCACAGTCTCCGCAGCGATGGGCTCGGTCGTTGTTGTCGCCGTAGACGCGGCAGAACTGATCCGAAACGTACGCTCCGCAGTGTTTGCACGTCGAGTTGTCGACCGACGGCCACGGGGCGGTCGTCACGCAGACCACCCCCTACTCAGAATGTATCGAGAACGCGAGAGAAGCCGCTCCTCGCTTTTTATTTCAAATGGGGCCGGAGGGATTTGAACCCCCGATCGACTGATATCTCCGGTGCGCCTCGGAACTCCAGAGGGTCATCACACGGACACTGATCAGGTGTCCGATCAGTATATCAGTCTGGAGTGTCGTCCCGGGCGCCGTAGCCTCTGGAGTCAGTCGCCATCCCTGGCTTGGCCACAGCCCCTCGCTTCTCAGTTGGGCGATCCTGCCTAAAGTGGTTTCGATTCGGAATCCGCCCTACAGCCACGGGGCCCGACCCTGGGTATCGGTCGAGTCGTCGCCCGGATACGGTCCCGAGTCGGAGTCGTCATCGCTCGAGTCCGCGTCGTCGCCGTCCGACCCGCCGCCGTCGGTCAGCGCGCCCAGGCTATCCGTGGGCGACTCGTCGCCGTCGGCCGCGTTGTCACCCGA
Above is a window of Natronorubrum tibetense GA33 DNA encoding:
- a CDS encoding DUF7563 family protein is translated as MVCVTTAPWPSVDNSTCKHCGAYVSDQFCRVYGDNNDRAHRCGDCDSYRRLTRGSAAGVAVTIPDPEIAEGHHGGEADV